The genomic region TCTTTAGCGAGGTTGACGTGCCGGTCTGGCGCGCCGTCGTGGTGCTCGAGTCTCTCTCGTGCACACTCAAGCGGGCATCCACCGATCACCAGCATCGGCCGTCTTAACGTGCAGTGTTCTCGAGTGGGGTGACGTCACCGCTGACTCCGGTGATACTGGACATCTCTGCGAGTCGTTCACGGTCGAGTCTAACGGCGAGGTCGTTTGCCATCTGTGCCGCGCTTGAACATCCGGAAGATAAATAGACTAACGGCAGATCGTTGTACTCTTCGGACATCACCACGCGATTTCTGTACACTCTCTAAAAGGGTTCTCCCGAACGACGTTCGCCCCCGACGAACTCTGAGGGTACTGTTGTCCAAAGCAGACATCTGCCCAGGGGATTTTGACTCTGGTATCGTCGGAGGTAACTGTCTGCTTATCTATGAGGAACGTATGGAAACAGTTACTGTCACCCGAACGATAGCTGCATCGTCCGAAGAAGTCAGTCGAGCGATGCACAATCTCACCCCATTCATACGGGCGTCAGGATTCGATTCGTTCGACGTTGACGACCGGGATATTCGGGTTTCGAATAAGGTCGGGCCCGCCAAGATCACACTTCACTTGGAAGTCGTAGATGATGCGGAGGTTGAGTTGGCCTACGAACAGCGAAAGGGAATTTTCGAAGAGATGCGAACGAGTTATCGGCTCGACCCCGTCTCCGACGGTGTAGAAGTAACAGCGACGACCGAGTTCGCACTCGATGTTGCTCTTATTGGTGAGTTCCTCGATTCGACTGTGATTTCTCGACAACGGAGGAAGGAACTAGAAGCGCAGTTCGATTACCTCGAAGAGATAGCGGATCAGTCCTGACCTGATACCGAAACCGAGACTCAGATAGACTGGTCGGCGAGTGATTGGCAGAATATATTCGGCATAGCAGTAAGGGATATTAGTACTATATGTCTCAGTATGGGTTCCTCTGAAACCACCGGCGAGACGCGGAAACTCGATGTCAGAGATATCGACGGTGAACCGTTTGGCCACATCATGTCTGCAGTCGGTGAGTTGAGCGCGGGTGACTC from Haloferax sp. Atlit-12N harbors:
- a CDS encoding SRPBCC family protein — encoded protein: METVTVTRTIAASSEEVSRAMHNLTPFIRASGFDSFDVDDRDIRVSNKVGPAKITLHLEVVDDAEVELAYEQRKGIFEEMRTSYRLDPVSDGVEVTATTEFALDVALIGEFLDSTVISRQRRKELEAQFDYLEEIADQS